The segment AGGTACAAGCTGATTTTGCTAAATCTTGTTTTATTAAATTATCAAATGAATTAAAATCAGGTATTCTTTCATTAATTGAAATGACCTGATCAGGATTTGTACCCCAAGTAATTTGAGGTGAAAGATTTGATATATCAATAATAAAGGTTTGATCAAAAATAGCACCTTCATCTGTTTTTAATGTCTTCCAAAAATTTATTGATTTTTCCCAAAATTTACCATATGGTGAATAAATTCTATTTTTTAAATATGAATACGTAATTTCATCTGGTGCTATTAATCCTGATATAGCACCCATTTCAATTGCCATATTACAAATTGTCATTCTTTCTTCCATACTCATTTTTTTAACTACGTTACCACAAAATTCAATTATGTATCCAGTACCCCCTGATGATCCTAATTTACCTATAATTGATAGGATTATATCCTTAGCAGTTATAAATTTATTTCTAGTCCCTGATATTTCTATTTTCATAGTTTTAAAACGTTGTTGTTTTAATGTTTGAGTAGCAAGTACATGCTCTACTTCTGAAGTACCAATACCAAAAGAAAGTGCACCAAATGCGCCATGAGTTGATGTATGAGAATCACCACACACAATTGTCATACCAGGTAAACTCATACCCAATTCAGGACCTATAACATGGACTATACCTTGATTAGGATTATTTAAATCATATAGAGGTATCTTAAATTCACTACAATTTTTTATTAATTTTTCCATTTGAATTTTTGCCATGGGGCCAGATGCATTAATATCTTTACTTTCTGTTGAAACATTATGATCCATAGTAGCAAAAGTTTTTTTAGGTTGTCTCACTTGACGATTGTTATCACGCAATGAATCAAAAGCTTGAGGTGACGTCACTTCATGAAGTAAATGTAAATCTATATATAAAATAGATGTATTATTTTTATCTTTATGTACAATATGTGAATCATATATCTTTTCATATAATGTTTTTTTCATTTCATGCACCATTAACTAAACAATTAGCGATAATATCACCCATTTGATTTGTTTTTAAGTAATTTTGATTAGTAGATATATCTAAAGTTCTATAACCTTTCTGTAAAACATCATTCACTGCTTTATCAATTTTATTGGCTATATTATCTAATTTCATACCATATCTAACTAACATAGAAACAGAAAGAATTTGAGCTATAGGATTGGCAATATTTTTACCACCTATATCAGGTGCGGAACCGCCGGCAGGTTCATATAAACCAAAATTTTTTTCATTTAAACTTGCTGAAGGTAACATACCAATAGAACCAGTAATCATAGCACATTCATCTGAAATAATATCACCAAAAAGATTAGAACATAATAATACATCAAATTGTTTAGGATCTTTAATAATTTGCATACAAGCGTTATCAACATATAAATGAGATAAAGTAATATCAGAATACTGTTTAGAAACCTCTTCTACTACCTCTCTCCACAAAATAGAGCTTTCAAGAACATTTGATTTGTCTATTGAACAAACTTTTTGTTTTCTAGAACGTGCTAATTCAAAAGATAAGTGAGCAATTCTAATAATTTCAGATTTATAGTAAATTTCTGTATCAAAAGCATATTCAGAATTATTCCCTTTTACACGACCTTTAGGTTTTCCAAAATAAATTCCACCAGTTAATTCTCTAACACATAATATATCAAAGCCATCTTTTACAATATCAGTGCGTAACGGGGATAAAGAATTTAACTGTGGATATAATCTTGCTGGTCTTAAATTACAAAAAAGATTAAAATGTTTCCTTAAAGGAAGTAAAGCTGCTCTTTCAGGACGTTCTTCTATCGGTAATTTATCCCATTTATGACCACCTACAGATCCAAATAAAATAGCATCAGATTTTTCACATCCTTTTAATGTTTTTTCTGGTAAAGCTACACCTTCACGATCAATAGCTACACCACCAATATTAAATTCCTTTGTTTCTAAAGGTAATGAAAAATCATTTTTTAAAACATTCAAAATTTTATATGCTTCTTGCATAACTTCAGGACCGATCCCATCACCTGGTAGTACTGCAATACAATATTTTTTTTTCATAAAACAGTTTTCTCTTTAAAAATATCATTGTTTTTTTTTAAAATTTTTAATTTTTTATTAACTTGTTTTGCTTTCCATATATTGTTTAATACATTAATCATAGCTTGAGCTGATGATTCAATAATATCAGTAGCTAAACCCATACCATGAAACTTACGTTTTTCATATTCAACTAAAATATCTACTTGACCAAGTGCATCTTTACCCTTACCTTTAGCAACAAGTTGAAATTTTTGTAAAATAATAGGAAAATGTGTAATTCTATTCAATGCTTGATAAATAGCATCTACTGGCCCGTTACTAGTTGTAGAAGATTCTGTATGTATTTTTTTACCACACAGTAATTTTACTGAAGCAGTTGATAAACCATTAGAAATAGATTGTACGCTGAAAAATTTTAAAGAAAAATATTCAGATTCTTCCTGCTGTTTATTAATAAATGCCAATGCTTCTAAATCATAGTCAAAGACTTGTCCCTTTTTATCTGCTAATTTTAAAAATGCAGTATAAAGTTCATCTATATTATAATCATTACTTGTATAACCCATTTCGTCCATATAGTATTTTACTGCAGCTCTTCCAGAACGAGAAGTTAAATTAAGTTGAACTTCTTTTAAACCAATGGTACTTGGATCTATAATTTCATAATTTTTTCTATTTTTTAAAACTCCATCTTGATGAATTCCAGAAGAATGAGAAAAAGCATTGCTTCCTACTATAGCTTTATTAGCTGGAATTGGCATATTGCAAATTTGACTGATAATTTGACTGGTACGGTAAATTTCTTTATGATTGATATTTGTGGAAACACCTAAAATATCTTCTCTAACTTTTATAGCCATAATAACTTCTTCTAAAGCTGTATTTCCAGCCCTTTCTCCAATTCCATTAATAGTTCCTTCTATTTGTCTAGCACCTGCTTGTATGGCTGATATTGAATTTCCTACTGCCATGCCTAAGTCATCATGACAATGTACTGAAATTATAGATTTGTGAATATTAGGCACACGCTCAAACAAATTTTTAATAATAAAAGAAATCTCATTAGGTACAGTATATCCTACTGTATCTGGTATATTTATAGTTTTAACACCTGAATCAATGAGTTTTTCTACAATACGACATAAATTGTCCATTGTAGTTCTGCTAGCATCTTCACAAGAAAATTCAATATCATCAGTATAACGTAAAGCTTTTTTTACTGAAAAAACAGCCATATCAATAATTTCATTAAAATTTTTTCTTAATTTAGATTCCATATGAAGTATCGAAGTAGCTAAAAAAATATGGATGCGAAACGAATCAGATGTAGACATAGCTTCTCCAGCAGCATCAATATCTTTTTCTATACAACGAGCTAAACTACATATACGACTATCTTTAATTTTTTTTGATATCATTTGGACTGATTTAAAATCTCCTGGAGATGAAATAGGAAATCCTACTTCTATAACATCTATACCAGATTTTTCTAGAGATAATGCAATTTGGAGTTTTTCTTTCACACTTAAACTTGCTTGTAATGCTTGTTCACCATCACGTAAAGTTGTATCAAAAATAATAACTTTAGAATTCATAAAAATTTTCTCGACAATAAATGAAATGAGTCATTAAATAAAATAAATTTATACAACAAAAATTTCATAAGACATCAAAACACTTATATTCTTATGTTTTGATGTCTTATGAAATTTTTGTTGTATAAATTTATTTTTTTATTTTTTTTTATATAATTTACATAAATTATTATATTCAATATCTATCTTTTTTTTAAGACCTTTTGGACCTATTTTTGTTAATTGGCTTGCACTATAATAATTAATTAAAGCATTTAATATTTTTTTTCTAGCAGATTTTTCATCTAATTGTGATATAATTTCCATATCTGAAAAAGAAATAAACATTTTTTTTTCTTGTATTTTTGGTTTTTGAAAAAATTTTGTTGGGGAACTTAAATAATTCTTTATTTTAGATTCCGAGATATCAAATAACATAAAAAACATTGGTGTTAAAGATATTCTTTTAGGTATATAATTACTCATTGATATACTTTTTTCTCTTTTACATTTTATAAATCCCATTGGTTCTAAAAACTCATTTATTAATCGCGATGCGCGAGTAATAGATTTATTACCTGAATCAGAAAAAGTAGATAAACCACATTCATCTGCCAACTTTTCAATAGATGCTTCCACTAAATTAGAATTGATATTAAAATAATACAACATGGCAAGTACTATAGCTCTCATAGCACAAGCGCGATGCTCATTTAATCGTCTAAATCGAGGTAAAACATTACCAGTTTTAGGATCTATAGGCAGCAAGGTATAATTTAAATTACTTCTAGCAACATCTATTTCTGATGCTTTTTTCATAGCATAGAAAATAAATTTAGATATTTTTCTCTTATTTTGAGGTGGATTAAAAATTGGTTTAGGATTATATATATAATTTTTTCTAGGCACTAAATACACTTTGATAAAGTAATGTTTCTTTAAAAGAAGAATTTATAATAAATGAGACATTAAATTTTAAAAATATATTATGTTTTTAAACACATAACACTAGCATAATAACAATTCAAATAATTTAATTTATTATTTTTTTTAACAAAAAATTAATGAGGCAAATATTTTTTTTTGCTCATTTTATCAATATAAGCCATACCAAAAGCAGATAATACAAATGTAAGATGAATTATAACACATAACATAATTTTATTATCTAATATTTTTTCAGCTTCCATGAAAAGACGTAATAGATGTACAGAAGATATAGCGACTATTGACGAAGCAACTTTATTTTTAATTGA is part of the Buchnera aphidicola (Brachycaudus tragopogonis) genome and harbors:
- the leuC gene encoding 3-isopropylmalate dehydratase large subunit, with product MKKTLYEKIYDSHIVHKDKNNTSILYIDLHLLHEVTSPQAFDSLRDNNRQVRQPKKTFATMDHNVSTESKDINASGPMAKIQMEKLIKNCSEFKIPLYDLNNPNQGIVHVIGPELGMSLPGMTIVCGDSHTSTHGAFGALSFGIGTSEVEHVLATQTLKQQRFKTMKIEISGTRNKFITAKDIILSIIGKLGSSGGTGYIIEFCGNVVKKMSMEERMTICNMAIEMGAISGLIAPDEITYSYLKNRIYSPYGKFWEKSINFWKTLKTDEGAIFDQTFIIDISNLSPQITWGTNPDQVISINERIPDFNSFDNLIKQDLAKSACTYMDLKPGMYLTDVKIDKVFIGSCTNARIEDLRSASTILKNNKISKNVKAIVVPGSGLVKTEAESEGLDKIFINAGFEWRLPGCSMCLGMNPDKLNNGERCASTSNRNFEGRQGRGGRTHLVSPIMAAAAAIYGKFFDVRNLDDIRNN
- the leuA gene encoding 2-isopropylmalate synthase → MNSKVIIFDTTLRDGEQALQASLSVKEKLQIALSLEKSGIDVIEVGFPISSPGDFKSVQMISKKIKDSRICSLARCIEKDIDAAGEAMSTSDSFRIHIFLATSILHMESKLRKNFNEIIDMAVFSVKKALRYTDDIEFSCEDASRTTMDNLCRIVEKLIDSGVKTINIPDTVGYTVPNEISFIIKNLFERVPNIHKSIISVHCHDDLGMAVGNSISAIQAGARQIEGTINGIGERAGNTALEEVIMAIKVREDILGVSTNINHKEIYRTSQIISQICNMPIPANKAIVGSNAFSHSSGIHQDGVLKNRKNYEIIDPSTIGLKEVQLNLTSRSGRAAVKYYMDEMGYTSNDYNIDELYTAFLKLADKKGQVFDYDLEALAFINKQQEESEYFSLKFFSVQSISNGLSTASVKLLCGKKIHTESSTTSNGPVDAIYQALNRITHFPIILQKFQLVAKGKGKDALGQVDILVEYEKRKFHGMGLATDIIESSAQAMINVLNNIWKAKQVNKKLKILKKNNDIFKEKTVL
- the repA gene encoding plasmid replication initiator RepA encodes the protein MPRKNYIYNPKPIFNPPQNKRKISKFIFYAMKKASEIDVARSNLNYTLLPIDPKTGNVLPRFRRLNEHRACAMRAIVLAMLYYFNINSNLVEASIEKLADECGLSTFSDSGNKSITRASRLINEFLEPMGFIKCKREKSISMSNYIPKRISLTPMFFMLFDISESKIKNYLSSPTKFFQKPKIQEKKMFISFSDMEIISQLDEKSARKKILNALINYYSASQLTKIGPKGLKKKIDIEYNNLCKLYKKK
- the leuB gene encoding 3-isopropylmalate dehydrogenase, with protein sequence MKKKYCIAVLPGDGIGPEVMQEAYKILNVLKNDFSLPLETKEFNIGGVAIDREGVALPEKTLKGCEKSDAILFGSVGGHKWDKLPIEERPERAALLPLRKHFNLFCNLRPARLYPQLNSLSPLRTDIVKDGFDILCVRELTGGIYFGKPKGRVKGNNSEYAFDTEIYYKSEIIRIAHLSFELARSRKQKVCSIDKSNVLESSILWREVVEEVSKQYSDITLSHLYVDNACMQIIKDPKQFDVLLCSNLFGDIISDECAMITGSIGMLPSASLNEKNFGLYEPAGGSAPDIGGKNIANPIAQILSVSMLVRYGMKLDNIANKIDKAVNDVLQKGYRTLDISTNQNYLKTNQMGDIIANCLVNGA